The genomic segment GCTGATTGGCGGCAGCGGTTTCGTGGTCAGTTGCGGCGGTGGTATGCGCGGTATGGTCGCGAATTGCCCTGGCGCAATAGCCACGATCCGTATCGTGTTTGGATCAGCGAAATCATGCTGCAACAAACGACGGTCACAGCGGTCGTTCCCTATTTCAAGCGATTCCTCGCACGCTTCCCAGATGTACCGACGTTGGCTGCAGGAGAAGAAAACGACGTGCTGCGGATGTGGGAGGGGTTGGGGTATTACAGCCGGGCGCGGAATATTCACAAGGCGGCTCGCACCATCGTCGCCGATTTTGACGGCGATTTTCCACAAGATGTCGCGGCACTGGAAGCGTTGCCCGGCATTGGACGTTATACGGCTGGGGCGATTGTCTCGTTTGCGTATGATCGTCCCGCAGCGATTGTCGAGGCCAACACCTTGAGGCTGTACAGCCGATTGTTGGGATACGAACAGGACCCGCGTTCGAGCGGCGGACAACGATTGCTGTGGCAGTTTGCGGAATCAATTCTACCGCGCAAACAGCCGGGGACGTTCAACCAAGCGTTGATGGATCTGGGGGCGACGGTCTGTACCCCGGCAGATCCGAAATGTCATACGTGTCCGGTCAAATCGGGTTGCCGCGCGTTTCAATCCGGAACACAGGACCGTATTCCGGTTGCACAAAAGCGACCGGAGCTCACCGACGTAACCGAAGCCGCTGTCGCTATTCAGCACAACGAAGAATACTTGCTGTGTCGACGCCCCCACGGCGAACGCTGGGCCGGGCTGTGGGACTTTCCTCGTTTTGCAACTTCGGAATACCCCGCCCCCCACAATGGCCGCGATCTGCGGAAAATTCGTGGCGAACTGGAAGGCCATCTTAAAAAGCAACTTGGACTGGCAGTCAACGTCGAGGACCTACTGAAACAGTTCCGCCACAGCGTCACACGGTACCGAATTCAACTGTTGTGCTTCGAGGGCACATTGTCCGACACATCCACGCAACCAAATGTCGAAGAATACGTCTGGGTCTGCTCGTCAGACTTCCACAATTATCCATTGTCGGTAACGGGACGGAAATTTGCTGATATTTTGGTGAACAAACGGTCTGAACTCCCGTTTATCGATTAGGCGAACATCTGCATCACAATCGTGCGGCTGTGTGGCGCAAGTTGTTTTGTCCGCCGTATTTGCCGGTAGGAACGTCCTCGCAGCCTGAAACTCGTGGAAATCCTCTACCCCCGTCCTAGTTCACAGCTATAATATTGATGGAGGGGCGAGCACCGAGTCATCGCAGGACGATGGGCTTTGTGGTCGGTCCCAGGCAAGGTAATTCCGCACGGAGCGCAATGACCACTCGTACACCTCAATCCCCTGAAGAGACGCAACGCCAGTCGACTTCGACCAGCACAGCGTCGGCACCGCAACGACCGGGTGACGGAAAAAATTCTGTCCGCGCGCGTCTGAGTAAGGAATCCGCAAAACGTCAGCGTGCGTTAGCACCCGTCGCGGCTGAGTCTCCGACCATCTGGGAGACGATTCAGACTTGGCGACGAGAATTGCGTCAATGGGCAACTGGTCCCGAGGGGATGTCGTTGGTTGTCTCAGCTGGGGTGCATGTGCTGCTGTTTATGGGCATCGCCTTGGTGTTGTATCTGTGCGGAATGCGTCTTGAGGACCACCTCGGGGATCGGGGTCCGATCAACGCACTCTTTACGGAAACAAACGTTGATAATAAGCAGCCACTGGAAACGTTGGCTGACACGGAGTTTGAACTGACCGACACCCTTGCTGATGCCAGCGAACTGTCGGCGTTGAATTCAGAATCGATCACAGACAATGTGCGATTCGTCCCGGATATGGTGCTGAGTGATTTCGGCGATACGGCCGCCACATTGCCCGCGCTGCCTCAGAATGCGTTGGACATGGTGAACGAAGGGGGCGGCAACGGCAAGTCCTGGAAGCGCGGCGGATTTGCAATGCCAAAGAACAAAGGCAAAGTGATCACCCGCGGAAGTTTTTCGGTCTGGACGGTTCCCGAAGATCCCGAACCGTTCAAATCCTACAAGATTGTGATTCAGTTGAATCGTCTTGTCCCCATTCGTGACTTACGCGCCGATGTAACCGGCACCGTGACCGGCACCGACGGTTATCGTGCCAGCATTGGCCGTGTGCAGAAGGGAATTCACTTTCCACGCCAATTGGTGATTCCCAAAGCCCGGCAAATTGCCATCGAAATTCCACCGGCGAAATTTGAGCTGGTCCGGGACATCATCGAAGTCCACTCCAAAAAACTCGACGAAAAGCAACGGATCGAAATCATATTTTAACGATCCGGAGTGTCCGAGTCCCCCATGTTGCTTGCTAACATCGGTGGGTTGCGACGCTCGCGGTGTCTCTGAAAAAAGCCTCACGCAAAGCCGCAAAGGGTTTATTGGCAAAGCGAATATTTTGTGGGACAAGTACGAGTCTGTTTTCGAAATACGACTTCGTAATTTCATTTAGCACAGCGGGAGGGCGAAGCTCCTGCTGAGCCGCTTTCTTCCCCTGGGCGTGCAGTGATCCGACGGGTTTGGTAAGCGTTTTGGTCCATCGCGGCTCGGCGGGAGCCTCGCCCTCCCCATTGATCACATACTCTAAGTGGTCGCTGGTCCGAATAGCCGCACGACGTTCCCAAGTCTTCACAAACGCCGAAAGGCAACTTACCGTCTTTTGTCTTCTTTGCGACTTTGCGCCTTGGCGTGAGGCCTTTTTTTGGCGCAGCCCATAAGCCAATAGGGACATCGCAACGCACCCGATGCACGCGAGGCGTAGCCGTGCGGGGTGTTATTGCACGAGGATTTCCGGGGGTGTTTTTCGCGATGCGTTGATTGCGCGGTCGACGTTGTTCTCAAGGCCGTTGAGCACGGTTTCGTCCAAGACTTCGACCATCAACCGCTGAACGTACTTGTAGACATCCCAGTAGCCGTCTTGGACGCCGTCCACAGCGCGATTGACTTTCGGAGCGCCGAGCACGGTGTTGCGGCCAACTTTATCAGAGATTTTTTCATCAAGCCGTGTCCCTCGATTTTGCAACCAATCGACGACGCCATTCGCACGGTACATATTCCCCGACGACGTCAAACTATAGTCTCCTAGCGAGACCTCTGAGACGTTCAGAGCATGGGTCCCTTCGGTGACCCACTTGTGACGGGATCGCCGACCGCGACGTTCGATGCTGTTCACCGCTTTTGTAACCGGCTTCTTTTTGTCTTTGCCGGGAGCGAAGGCATCGTCTACCAATCGAAAGACGCTCCAATCTCCGACGGTCAAAGCGTTGTAAGCGATGTTGTTGACGTCCCAGGGGCTGCCGGGGCGATTGACGGAGATTGGTTTTCGATCAAATTCGGGAACCGGCGCATAATCCAGTTTGTCCCATGCCTGCAGGTCCACGTCGCGCCAATGCACCGGCGTATCGTCGGCTGACGGTTCCGCTGCAGCGGTCGTGAAGACGGTGCGACGGACTGTTCCTTCAAACCATTCTGGACGTGTCTTGACCGAAGCCATCGTCAAGATCGTGGGTGTCAGGTCGGCCAAACGGGCTGGTTCGTGAATCCGCGCGCCGCGACGAATATTCGGTCCCGACACGTACCAAGTGGCCCGCACCGCATCGGCCAATGGGTAACCGTGCGTCGTTCCGGGTGTGTTCTGCGTTCCGAAAAACCAACCATGCCGGGCTGTCACGACAAGATCGGGGGCGTATTCTTGCTCACGGACTTTGAGGTGATCTTGCCACAACATATGCCGAGTGAGCGTCACCACGCCATCGGGATATTCGGTCGGCGCCGTCAGTTGCAGCCACTTTTCCTCATTGTGGTAGTAGGTAAAGTACTGCGGCCAGACTTCCTGCAGCAGTTTGAGCGGATCGGTTTTGGGATTCTCCACGACATCGAATTCGGCTGCGCCATTTGCGCCGGGACGGACATTGTTGACGACCGTATAGCGATACTCCCAGCCCCCTTTTTTGCGTTCCCGCCGGTCAATGATCGCCTGTCCGCGGTCCGCCGTGGTGATCAGGATCGAACGATCATCCAGTTTCATCAACGCTAAATCGACAGGGTTTTGTTCTTCCCCCGCATGGTTGACCGCTCGCGAGCTGACGATGTATTGCGGTAAATCGACCGCCGGTAAATGCGGGGCGATTTGGTAGGCCAATAAATCGGCCGGACGGTTGGGGCCGCTCCAATCTCCCGACTGATAATTTCCTCTGGGCAAAAAGATGCGTGCGGCCCCGTCGGAATTTCCGTCGACATAAACCATCTTGTCTTTGGTATCGCCGGTGTGCCAGTTCTCTAATCGGTGTTGTCGCACCGAGAGACCTAACCCGCCGCCGAGCCAACGGCCGTCGGCTGTGACTTCCCGTTCGCGGAATAACAGTTCATGCACCAGATCGTACCGCGTCAAATGGGTCTTGCGGCCTCCCAGATGCCCATGGTCGCTGACCAACACGAGATACGTATTCTGCAACCGTCCCTGCGCCCGCAGTTCTTCGGTCACATCTCCCACGAGAACATCCGCCATGGCGATTGTTTTACGCGTCGTGCCAAATTGTCCGCGACAATACTTGTGGCTGACAGAGTCGGTCTCGGGCAGCCAGATCACCGTCAGCGGCTGTTCGCGATTGAGCAAATGCCGGACAGCGAAGTGCGCGTTGGCATCGTCGATATATCGCCAAGCCTGATGAGCCTGGAAATAGGGCAAATTCCGCGCGAGACTTCGTGTCCACATAGACGGAGGTGCATCAGTCATGATGGGCAAAACTCCGGTCGCCCAATCGTTCCCCTCGACGCGGAGGTAATCATAAACCGCTGGAATGCCGGTCCGTTTTGAGGACTTCCAACGAATCTCTGCTTCGTTGCCCTCGAAATAACCCACCGACGCAGCCTGGGCATTGTGTATTAATTTGTCCGTCCCGTGCGGCCGCAGAAGCCTTGATGTCCGACTGGGGCCCATGGGATCCAAACCGGACTCCGATTCCAGCCGTTGCCTGCTGAAGCGAATTTGCCCCTTGATGCCATGCCGGTCGGAAAAACATCCGGTCCACATCGTTCCGTTGGAGGTGATTGTATCGGAGGGAAACGCGGTAAAGGTGTTCCGCATGTGTGTTCCGCCGTCGATAAAATGTTCCGTCAGATGCGGTACATGGTGCATCGCCGACATTTCTTCCAACACGTCGGGCCGCAGTCCATCGACGTAAAACACAACCACGGAACATCCCGCCGCCGGTAGCCCTTCCGGTGCGTCGCGGCGAACATCCTGCCGGAACGACACGGGCTGCACGGTGTCGGGTTTGGAGACCTCGACATAGAATTCACCGGAATTGTCGGTCAGATCGAAGTCGTTGACGCCCAAATACAAGCGGCCGGTCGACTCAGCCGCAATGCTCATTCCGTCGCCGACAAAAAACGGACGTCCCTCGCCGATACGGCCGATCAGGCAATAACAAGGCGCCGGTCCGCTGCCCGCTGCCGGCAAGGGGAATTCTTGATGCCCCTGAGAATCGTCGTAGAAAAAAGTCCCCGCCGGTCCCGCTTCGGATTGCTCGATTTCCTGCTCGGTTTGGGGAATGAGATGGCGAATTTTCCCGTGTGCCACCAACGTCACCGATTCTCCCGACTGCACGTCCACACCGCTATCGACCCATTGGGCATTGGCAGGCACGACCAAGGCATCTCCCGAAACACCGCGCATATCACACGTCAATTCAGGCACGGCAACGTCGTGATGACAACCACTACTCAAAGCGCATAACCACAGACAGACCACAACTCCAAGAGCTGCTGTCGTCCTATGTACGAGAGCGCGTTCGGCGGCGGGGGTGAATAACATGCGGGCTGCTGGTTCAGGGGGAGGGATCGCTGGACCGCCATCTGGGTACGAATGGCGGAAGACTCTTAAAACGCAAATACCGCATGACTGACCGATGTCCTACGGCAGTCACGGGGATTAGGATCGTCATAGCCGGAATGACCGCATCACCGATTTGCCCCCTAACTACCGTGCTATGCAGGGGGTAGGAGCAGGTCGTTCCAATTATGCCGTTTGTGCGCCCTGATGTTCTTTGTTGACCGGCTGCGCGCGGTTTTGGCTAAAGTCGCTCGACGGCTGTAGTGATCTCAAAACGCCGCGTCGCTACAATTTTGAGATGCCCCGCCTCTTCTACGGTAATTTTGATTTTGAACACCATTTGACCGGCGCCGGCGCTCCGTCTGCAGACTCCAAACTCGGCCGGATCAATGCGGAACTGACGCCCGCGCTGCTCGCGCTCGCGGATGAAGAAGACTGCCTGTGGTGTCCGGCTTCATTTGATGAAACCTATCTCAATGACCTCACCGCAGCGGGGATGCCGCGACCACGACTCGTGACCGCTGGCAGTGCCCTGCCGCCGGACTTGAGTCTGGTGCCATGGGGTTGGTCGGATGTCGCTTTGAAATTGGCAACGCGAACCGGGGCATCGGCCGAGCATCCGCCGCTTGAAGTCGTGAAACAGGCGAACTGCCGCCGCGTCGCCCACGAATTAGAAACCCGCTGGCATTGCGGCCTGGATGGCGCTGTCGAAATTTGTCATCTCGATGAACTGGTAGCGGTAATCGGGCAATCAGCGAACTTCTCTCTCGGTTGGGTACTCAAAGCACGCTTTGGCATGTCGGGCCGTGAACGGCATCTCGGAAGTGGCGGGGATGTCGATATCCCGACAATTAACTGGGCCAAAAAACGTCTCGCGCGCGATGGGGCGGTATTGTTCGAACCGTGGGTGCAACGCATCGACGAAGCTGGACTGCAATTTGAGATTCCCCGCGACGGCGAACCGCAGTTGTTGGGAATCACCCCGCAATTGTGCGACGCAACCGGTCACTACCGTGGAAGTCGGCTCACGATTTCCACCGCAGCGGCCACCGCTTGGCAATCGGCGGTCGACGTGGGGCGGCGACTGGCAGTTCATTTGCAACAAACCGGATACTTCGGCCCGTTGGGCATCGATGCTATGCGGTATTGCGATCAGCAGGGAGAAATCCGCATCCGTCCACTGCAAGATATCAACGCCCGCTCGACAATGGGCCGGTTGGCCTTGGGGTTTCGGCGCTGCCTTTTGCCCGGTGAAGCGGGCGCCTGGCTGCATTTTCCTTTTCAACCGATGGAGGGATCCGAGGATTCCCCATGGGAGCACATTCGCCGGAAACTCCCCGCCGACTGCCGCATCATACCGACTTCACCTACCACCATTGGCGGACAGCCGCCGCAGTTGCAGCACCTGATCGTAGCTGCGCCCGGGGAAAGCGTGCAGGCTGATGTGGAACAGCTGTTCGTTTAGCAGCCTGTGAATTCAGCCGCGCATAAAAAAACCCCGCTGGGTGAGCGGGGCGGGAGAGTTCACGCGGTTGGTGTATTTGCGTGAGGTGTTGTCTTGTGTTGTATGGCAGATTCATAATGCAATCGTGATGCCAATCAATTTGCCCGGGCATTATCCTGGATAAACTGCGATAGCGCACTACGGATAACTCTAATCGGGGGCAACACTTAACACGTTTGGTATTTTCCCCAACCCTTGGCGAGATCGACTTCCGTTACTGAGACCACCGTGTGGGCTTTCGGCATCATTGTCGCAAGGAATTTGCCATAAGCCAAATTCCCCCAACACGATGGAACGCGCGCTACCGGGTTGAGCTGTGGTGAATTCCGGCAACACCAATACTGTTGCCAAACTGCGTGTCGACCTGCGCGTCATTTATCTGAATCACAGACGGCGCCACACACAACCGCAAGCGGTTGGTGCCGTTTATCGTGGGCCGATTTGGGATCTCGGAACGCTGCGGCGTTTGCGGTTTTGGATTTGATTCACGCTGGGGGGTTTGCGCCGGGCGTCGGCGATCCGCTCGTTGAGTTGCTTGGACAGCTGTAGGGCCAACTCGGCGAACTCCGGCTTGTTGGCCAGATTGACCATCTCCTCTGGATCCGTTTCGTGGTCATACAGTTCGGCACCGGCTTCTCCGTCGGGCCCCCAGTGCGTGTAGCGGTATCGTGGCGTGCGAATGCTGTATCCGGAGTCGTATTGTGTCAGTGCTGAATCGCGTGGAGATTGTGTCGGATCTTTCAGCACCGGCACGAGGCTGACGCCGGGCAAGTAGTCCGGCGGCGTTAGACCGGTCATTTCGGCCAACGTGGGGTAGAAGTCGATCATTTCGGTGAGCGCACTGGTGCTGGCTCCTTTGGCCGTGACACCGGGGCCGGCGATGATCAACGGCACACGCGCCGCATTTTCAAAAAGCGTCGTCTTCTGATAATGACCATGTTCTCCCATGTGATATCCGTGGTCCGACGTAAACAACACGATCGTATTGTCCGACAACCCGGCTTCATCCAGCGCATCGAGTATGCGGCCGACTTGGGCGTCGGCGAAGGTGATCGAGGCGTAATAGGCTTGAATTGCTTGGCGAGCGAGTTTGTCAGGCAGGTTTGAGTTTTGCTTTTTTCGCCGAATCGCACGGACCGCTGGTTTGGGGAGTGTTTCCAGATAGCCGTCTGGGACAGTCGGCACGCGGATCTTGTCCAAGGGATACATGTCGAAGTATTTCTTAGGAGCCACGTAGGGCGTGTGCGGACGATAGAGTCCGACCGCTAAATAGAACTGCCGTTTGTCAGCCGAATACGTCTGCAACAATTCCGTGGCGTTCGTGGCAGCGATGCCGTCGGTCTGTTCTTCATCGGTCCCCTCAGCGGCCAACCAACTCATCGTTCCGCCGAACTGGCCCGGAATGAGACTGTAGATCATATCCTCTTCGTCTTTATCGCGACCGCGAGGATTGATGGTGTAATCCCAGGAGAACGGATCATCATGTCCGCTGGTGCCGATGTGCCGGGGGACGCCGTAATGATAGATCTTGCCGATTCGCGTGGCGAAATGTCCCTCATTGCGGAACATTTGTGACATCGTTTTTACATTCGGGACAGTTTCGCGAATGTAGACGCTGTTGCGATGAATTAAGGTCTGATCGGGATACAACCCGGTCATGAACGACGCGCGGCTGGGTCCGCACAATGGGTATTGGCAGTAGGCGTTAGAAAAACGGACGCCTCGCTGCGCCAACCGATCGATGTTGGGTGATTTGACTTGCGGATGCCCATAACAACCGAGATCGCAATTGAGGTCATCGCAAATCAAAAACAATACATTCGGTTTGTCGGCATCGGCGGCTGCGAGAGATCTGGCGTCAGCCACAATCGCGAACAACACGCCGAACAGAAGAACCAGGGGAACGCGCATCGCGAGAACCTTTCGACGGAGAATGACAAATAATCATTTGAAGACCTTCAACGGAATCGTTCCTCAGTCTGTGAAGTCGCCGCCAGTTTGTCAAATCTCCGCTGTCTGCGATAGAGCATTCTTATCGCCAGCAGAGCGACACAGGGTGCGAATAATCTATCAGTCCCTAACGCAAAAACCCCCGTCGCGACAACGTCGCAGACGGGGGTTCGATTCGGGTTGGGGTTAAAAGGAATCAACGCATTTATTTCAGAGCGGTGATTGCGCTGTTGCTATTCACTTGCACCTCCGTACTACGGGCTTCATTCAGTAACCGGTCGATGAATTTCTTGGCAGCGATGTAATCGGCGGCTGACATTTCAGCGACTTGAAACCGCAATTGC from the Symmachiella macrocystis genome contains:
- the mutY gene encoding A/G-specific adenine glycosylase is translated as MKSFDTDILAEFDADWRQRFRGQLRRWYARYGRELPWRNSHDPYRVWISEIMLQQTTVTAVVPYFKRFLARFPDVPTLAAGEENDVLRMWEGLGYYSRARNIHKAARTIVADFDGDFPQDVAALEALPGIGRYTAGAIVSFAYDRPAAIVEANTLRLYSRLLGYEQDPRSSGGQRLLWQFAESILPRKQPGTFNQALMDLGATVCTPADPKCHTCPVKSGCRAFQSGTQDRIPVAQKRPELTDVTEAAVAIQHNEEYLLCRRPHGERWAGLWDFPRFATSEYPAPHNGRDLRKIRGELEGHLKKQLGLAVNVEDLLKQFRHSVTRYRIQLLCFEGTLSDTSTQPNVEEYVWVCSSDFHNYPLSVTGRKFADILVNKRSELPFID
- a CDS encoding alkaline phosphatase family protein, with protein sequence MPELTCDMRGVSGDALVVPANAQWVDSGVDVQSGESVTLVAHGKIRHLIPQTEQEIEQSEAGPAGTFFYDDSQGHQEFPLPAAGSGPAPCYCLIGRIGEGRPFFVGDGMSIAAESTGRLYLGVNDFDLTDNSGEFYVEVSKPDTVQPVSFRQDVRRDAPEGLPAAGCSVVVFYVDGLRPDVLEEMSAMHHVPHLTEHFIDGGTHMRNTFTAFPSDTITSNGTMWTGCFSDRHGIKGQIRFSRQRLESESGLDPMGPSRTSRLLRPHGTDKLIHNAQAASVGYFEGNEAEIRWKSSKRTGIPAVYDYLRVEGNDWATGVLPIMTDAPPSMWTRSLARNLPYFQAHQAWRYIDDANAHFAVRHLLNREQPLTVIWLPETDSVSHKYCRGQFGTTRKTIAMADVLVGDVTEELRAQGRLQNTYLVLVSDHGHLGGRKTHLTRYDLVHELLFREREVTADGRWLGGGLGLSVRQHRLENWHTGDTKDKMVYVDGNSDGAARIFLPRGNYQSGDWSGPNRPADLLAYQIAPHLPAVDLPQYIVSSRAVNHAGEEQNPVDLALMKLDDRSILITTADRGQAIIDRRERKKGGWEYRYTVVNNVRPGANGAAEFDVVENPKTDPLKLLQEVWPQYFTYYHNEEKWLQLTAPTEYPDGVVTLTRHMLWQDHLKVREQEYAPDLVVTARHGWFFGTQNTPGTTHGYPLADAVRATWYVSGPNIRRGARIHEPARLADLTPTILTMASVKTRPEWFEGTVRRTVFTTAAAEPSADDTPVHWRDVDLQAWDKLDYAPVPEFDRKPISVNRPGSPWDVNNIAYNALTVGDWSVFRLVDDAFAPGKDKKKPVTKAVNSIERRGRRSRHKWVTEGTHALNVSEVSLGDYSLTSSGNMYRANGVVDWLQNRGTRLDEKISDKVGRNTVLGAPKVNRAVDGVQDGYWDVYKYVQRLMVEVLDETVLNGLENNVDRAINASRKTPPEILVQ
- a CDS encoding sulfatase translates to MRVPLVLLFGVLFAIVADARSLAAADADKPNVLFLICDDLNCDLGCYGHPQVKSPNIDRLAQRGVRFSNAYCQYPLCGPSRASFMTGLYPDQTLIHRNSVYIRETVPNVKTMSQMFRNEGHFATRIGKIYHYGVPRHIGTSGHDDPFSWDYTINPRGRDKDEEDMIYSLIPGQFGGTMSWLAAEGTDEEQTDGIAATNATELLQTYSADKRQFYLAVGLYRPHTPYVAPKKYFDMYPLDKIRVPTVPDGYLETLPKPAVRAIRRKKQNSNLPDKLARQAIQAYYASITFADAQVGRILDALDEAGLSDNTIVLFTSDHGYHMGEHGHYQKTTLFENAARVPLIIAGPGVTAKGASTSALTEMIDFYPTLAEMTGLTPPDYLPGVSLVPVLKDPTQSPRDSALTQYDSGYSIRTPRYRYTHWGPDGEAGAELYDHETDPEEMVNLANKPEFAELALQLSKQLNERIADARRKPPSVNQIQNRKRRSVPRSQIGPR